In the genome of Streptomyces racemochromogenes, one region contains:
- the rpsL gene encoding 30S ribosomal protein S12: MPTIQQLVRKGRQDKVEKTKTPALEASPQRRGVCTRVFTTTPKKPNSALRKVARVRLTSGIEVTAYIPGEGHNLQEHSIVLVRGGRVKDLPGVRYKIIRGALDTQAVKNRKQARSRYGAKKEK, encoded by the coding sequence GTGCCTACGATCCAGCAGCTGGTCCGCAAGGGCCGGCAGGACAAGGTCGAGAAGACAAAGACCCCCGCGCTCGAGGCCTCGCCCCAGCGTCGCGGCGTCTGCACGCGTGTGTTCACGACCACCCCGAAGAAGCCGAACTCGGCGCTCCGTAAGGTCGCGCGTGTGCGTCTGACCTCCGGCATCGAGGTCACCGCTTACATTCCGGGTGAGGGACACAACCTGCAGGAGCACTCGATCGTGCTCGTGCGTGGTGGCCGTGTGAAGGACCTGCCGGGTGTTCGTTACAAGATCATCCGCGGTGCGCTTGACACCCAGGCTGTCAAGAACCGCAAGCAGGCCCGCAGCCGCTACGGCGCCAAGAAGGAGAAGTAA